One genomic segment of Mus pahari chromosome 4, PAHARI_EIJ_v1.1, whole genome shotgun sequence includes these proteins:
- the LOC110321075 gene encoding late cornified envelope protein 3B-like → MSCQQSQKQCQPPPKCPSPKCPKKSTAQCLPAASSCCATSSGGCSVPSSEGGCCLSHHRRRSHRCRRRSSSSCDRGSGQQSGGSGCGHSSGGCC, encoded by the coding sequence ATGTCCTGCCAGCAGAGCCAGAAGCAGTGCCAACCTCCTCCCAAGTGTCCCTCCCCAAAGTGCCCCAAAAAGAGCACAGCACAGTGTCTGCCTGCAGCCTCTTCCTGCTGTGCTACAAGCTCTGGGGGCTGCAGTGTCCCCAGCTCTGAGGGAGGCTGTTGTCTGAGCCACCACAGGCGCAGGTCCCACAGATGCAGGCGCAGGAGCTCCAGTTCCTGTGACCGTGGCAGTGGTCAGCAGTCTGGGGGCTCAGGCTGTGGTCACAGCTCTGGGGGCTGCTGCTGA